The genome window ATTTATTGGAATAGCAAATAGCTTTATAGAGATTATTCCGGGGCATTTTTTTCTTGATAAATATTCTAAAATTCTAAAAGATGAAATTCGTAAAAATGGATGTGTGCCATTTGAATTTAACTGTATAGGCGTAGATGATGGTATCGCTATGGGTCATGGCGGAATGTTATATTCTCTTCCTAGTCGTGAAATTATAGCAAATTCAGTAGAAACTGTAATGAACGCACACTGCTTAGACGCTTTAGTATGTATGCCAAACTGTGATAAAATCGTCCCAGGTATGTTAATGGGAGCTTTAAGAGTAAATGTACCGACAATATTCATAAGCGGAGGGCCAATGGCTGCAGGTGTAGGACTTCATGGAGAGGCTCTAGATCTTAACTCAGCCTTTGAAGCAGTTGGCGCATATGAGACAAATCAGATAGATGAAAAAGAGTTAAAACATATAGAGTGCAATGCATGTCCAGGTGGCGGTAGCTGTAGTGGAATGTTTACAGCAAACTCTATGAATACTCTATGCGAAGCTATGGGTATAGCGCTAAAAGGAAATGGCACTATATTAGCCCTAACAAAAGAGCGTGAAGAGCTAATAAGAGCCGCAGCTCGTAGAATTTGCCAAATTGCTTTAGATGATAAATATAAAATAAGAAATATAATCAACGCTAAATCAATTCATAATGCAATGGTAGTAGATATGGCAATGGGTGGTAGTTCAAATACTATTCTTCATATGCTAGCTATAAGCCGTGAAGCCGGCACTCCATTAGATATAGCTAAGCTTAATGATATTAGCCGTAGTGTGCCGCATATTGCCAAAATTGCTCCAAGCCTACAAACTGTCCATATGGAAGATATCGAGCGTGCAGGAGGCCTAAGCGCAGTAATTAATGAAATAGCTAAATTTAACAGCAATTTGCTAAATTTAGACGCTTTAAATATAGAAGGTCAAACCATTTTAGAAAGAATCAAAGATGCAGATATAAAAGACACTCAAGTGATTAGAACCGTAGATAATGCTTACTCAAAAGTTGGCGGTTTAGCAATTTTATTTGGTAATTTAGCTGAGCAAGGCTGTGTTATAAAAACTGCTGGAATAGTAGGCTCAAGACAATTTAGCGGTAAGGCAGTATGCTTTAACTCTCAAGATGAAGCCATAGAAGGAATTAGTAGTGGTAAAGTGGGCAAAGGTGATGTAGTAGTACTTCGCTATGAAGGGCCAAAAGGCGGTCCAGGAATGCAAGAGATGCTAAGCCCAACTAGCCTTATAATGGGGCGTGGTCTTGGTGCTGATGTAGCGCTTATTACTGATGGACGCTTTAGCGGCGCAACAAGAGGTCTAAGTATCGGCCATGTAAGCCCAGAAGCTGCTGAAGGCGGTATGATAGGACTACTAGAAGATGGCGATATAATCGATATCGATGTAGATAATTATAGTATCAATGTTCGCTTAAGCGATGAAGAGATAGAAAATAGAAAAGCTAAATGGCAATATGCTGGTAAAGTAATAAATAGCAGATGGCTAAGACAATACCAAAAACTAGTAACCAATGCTAGCAATGGCGCAATTTTAGAAGCGTAATAATGTAAGATTCAGCCCTTTTAGGGCTGAGTTGTTTTAAATTTCAATAAATCAATAGGAGTTTTGCTTTTTATCTTTTATAATTCAATATCAAAAAATCAAAGATTAAATTTATTATAGATCTATTAAAACTATTTAGTATAGCCACCAAAAACCTTCCAGCTCTTCTTCAAACATAGATAATAAAATATCCAATGCTTTTACGTCAATATATTATCTGTGATAATAACGCAATCATATAGTCATAAGAGCAAAAAAAGAATTCTCCTATTATATAGTTTTTTACTCATCAATACCTATGTTCATCAATAATGGCACGAACTAGCCTAACAATACCAAAAATCAAAGATAAAATAATAAAAATTGTAATAATATTATAAATCTTATTAGGATACGCAGCGCTCTCAGGCTTATGCGGACTTTGGATTACTACTAGCTGCTTAGCCTTTCTACCTATCTCAATTCTGGTAGTCTCTACTGCAGTTATTGCAGTTTTATAAACATCTTCAGCAAAACTTAAATTTAAATACAACGCCTCAAACTGTGCTACAACATCATTAAGACGATCTTTTGAAGCATTAGAAGCGACCTTACGCCTCTCTTTTTCTAGTTGTTCTTTATGGGCTTTTAACTCAGCTTTTAATGCTATAATCTCAGGTGCATTTTCATTTAAATAACTTCTCATAGCATTTAGTTCGGTCTCTTTTTTAGAGATTTGAAGCTCAATCTCAGTGATAAATCCAGCTTTTGTTTGCACTAAACTTTGTGGATCAAAAATTCCATACTGATTTTGAAATGCTAAAAGCTCATTTTTGGCCTCTTTATATTTTTGTTTAGCATTTTCTAACTCGCCTTGGGCAAAGTTTAATTGTTCTCTGGCGATATTGTGTGAAATTTCATTAATAAATCTTTCACTCTCTTCTAAAATAGCTACTGATATACTCTGCGCATCCTCAGGACTAAAGCCTTCTACTGCAACATTTAAAAGCCCTGTAGATTCATCAAATAGCGTGTGAATTCTATCTCTATAATAATTTAAATAACTCTCTTGACTATCAGATGAATATAGACGAAAAAAAAGATCTAACTTTTGTTTTTGATAAAGCTCTCTTAAATTTATCTTTTCATCTAGTTTTTTGAGCATATCAAGAGATTTTATATACTCTTGCAAATATCTAATATCTTCAGTAGAACTAGATGGAATTCCAACTAAGCTCTCTATCCCGCTAAGCGCTATTGGAGAGCTGCCATCAGTAGATTTAACACTAAGCGATACTTCACTTACATATCTATCAGCAGCAATAAATGCATAATAAAATATCACTGCAACCATTATATATAACACAGTCTTAAAACTATCGAGCCTATTTAGGCGTTCTTTATGCTTTTTTATATCTTTAATTGATCTTAAGATCATAGCTCTTTTATTCAATTGCATATCCTTTTATACATTTCAATTCCTTCATCTACATCGTCATAAACTGTAGTCATTCCGCTATTTACTAAGATTACCTTATCGCACCACTGCTTTATCTCAGCCATATTGTGCGATACCATTATAACCTTAGAATTGCTTAGTTTTTCTTTATATATAGCATCGCTTTTTTTCTTAAATTTAGCATCACCAACTGCTCCAGCCTCATCTATTAAATAATAGTCAAAATCAAATGCCATACTAAGGCCAAATCCTATGCGTGAGCGCATACCTGATGAGTAGGTATTCATCGGTTCATCAAAATATTTACCAATCTCAGCAAATTCTTCAATATAACGAACCTTTTCTTCTAATGCTTCGCCCTTATAACCATAAACTCTAGCTACAAACTTAACATTATCTCTAGCTGAAAGAGATTGTTGAAATCCGCCAGCTAAACCAACTGGCCATGATATTTTTTTATCAGTGATGACTTTGCCAGCATTTGGAATATCAGCACCGCTTAATAATCGCATAAGAGTAGATTTACCAGCACCATTTCTACCTATTAATCCAATACTACAATCATCTGGAAAGGTAAAGGTAAACTCACGAAAAACAAAGTGTTTATCCCCATTACTTAATGGATAAAATTTGGTTAAATTATCTAATTTTATCATGGCCTACTCGCTACTAATTCTCTGCGTTTATAGTAATAAAACCAAAATCCTATAAATAGCATAACAATATTAAATGCAACTGGATATATTAAATTTATCCCATCAGCTAGCGGATAACTATCAAAGTAGTAATACTTTAGACTTTCACATATGTGAAGCATAGGATTATAAAGGAGATATTTAAGAATATCATTTGGAATGATCCATATAGGAAAAATAACGCAAGATAAAATATATAAGGCCGCAGTAATATAATTTAAAAATGTTTTTAAAGGCTCTACAAAGTGAGTTATAATGGCAAAAATCATACCAATGCTAAATCCAGATAACATCATAAGCCCCACGCATCCAAACATCGCTAGAAAATCTCGTGGCAATACATCATAACCTATAAACCATCTTACTAAAATCATAACACTCAAAAATATTGCTGAATATATATAAAACTCAAGTAGAGTTCTAGCTAAAAAAACATGAATAGGGCGAACTGGCTTATAAAAAAATAGGGATAAATTTCCAGCTATCCCGCCCATAAGTTGATTTACAATATTTCTAAACATAAAAAAAGGAATTATTCCACACGCCAAAAACATAAATACTGGCGTTTGACCAGGAACTATTAAATTGCTAATATGCTCACGAATCAAAGTTACCAAAGTTGTAATCACAAGAATTTGCATCAAAGGTTCGCCAATCACCCAAAAGTAGCCTAGATGTCTATTTTTACCAAATCTAGTCTTTAACTCTCTAAAAAACAGCGCCCTTATAACATTTAGCACTCTATCCTCCAAATTTCGCTTTAAGAATTATATCAAAATAAGGTTACAAATTACTTGAAACTCATTTAAATTCAATCCCATCACGCAAATAATAGCTCCCAATAACTTGCGTATGGTCTATTAGATATGATCTAAATTTGCTATAAAGTTGCTTATCTACTGGCTTTTGAATATTCCAAAAATTATCCAATCCTATATCTTTGGTAGTAAGCCCATCTATATCATACATAGATTTACCAAGACATATAATAGGTTTGCCATAATGCAAAGCATTTAGCCCAACTGTGCTATTTATTAAAACTACTGCTTTTGAGTTTTTAATAACCGTAGGTAGATGCACATCAAATATAGCCATTGTACGGTTTTCAATTTTATATATTTTAGATAGATATTTAATATATGAGCTATAGTTTTTTTTGCCACGATCCATTGGATGGTGCTTAAACACCAAGATTGTATCTTTAGGCGCATATCTAGAAAATGAAGCAATAATATACTCAATAAAACTCTCCATTGTCTTAAATCTAGAGTGTGTTCGCACTTGAAAATCATCATGAGTTTGAATTGGAACAAAGTAGTATTTACCACTTAGTTCACCTTCAAATTTATCATTAAGCCCTTTTTCGCTAAATTTATATTTGATCTTTCTAAACAGATTACAAATTCCATAAAAACCCTCTTTTATAGATGAAAAATCACGATGATGAATATAGTTAGGGTATAAAAAATAAAAAATATTAGATATTAAATAGTACTGAGACGCCCACCAAGCCATCACTCCATAGGTAGAATTTGATTTAGCAGTAAATGGCTCAATTTTAGATTCATACTCATCATAAAATTCCCTTATTCTAGGCATTCTAGAGTGGTGATTTACTCCATAATACTCCATAGTGATAAATCCTGGACGCAGATATCCCTCTTCAAATACATAAAGATCAATCCCCATACCCTTTGCAATCTCAATGGCTTTTTTATGATAAAATCTACAATCTCCAAATAAAAATACAATATCAATATTATTAACTTCATAGAATTTTTTGATAAATTTAGGCCACTGCTTTGGCGTGCTTTTATATGGAAAGTAGCTTTTGGTTTTTGAAAAATATGCATCACCTGCATTAAATCCAATTCGCATAACAAAAGCACCCTTTTTTGTGCAGATATTATCAAGCTTATTAAAAAAATCCCCCATTGGCCCTTGCAAAAGAAGGATATTTTTGCCTTTTATATTACCAATTCTATCTTCTAATCTCATCTTTTTACCATAAATAAAACTATGTATAAAATTTTTTGCCCGACTCTAGCATATAGTGATTTTATCTTATGCAATAAAGCATTTACTGGTTTTTGTAATTTTGCTCTTTGTTCTTGTAATGCCAAGATTAAATCACTTGCGTTGCAAGGCTTTAAATTTATAGGATGAACATACTTAGGATAAA of Campylobacter vicugnae contains these proteins:
- a CDS encoding ABC transporter ATP-binding protein; this encodes MIKLDNLTKFYPLSNGDKHFVFREFTFTFPDDCSIGLIGRNGAGKSTLMRLLSGADIPNAGKVITDKKISWPVGLAGGFQQSLSARDNVKFVARVYGYKGEALEEKVRYIEEFAEIGKYFDEPMNTYSSGMRSRIGFGLSMAFDFDYYLIDEAGAVGDAKFKKKSDAIYKEKLSNSKVIMVSHNMAEIKQWCDKVILVNSGMTTVYDDVDEGIEMYKRICN
- the ilvD gene encoding dihydroxy-acid dehydratase, with product MRSDDIKKGYTRTPHRSLLRATGLRDEDFNKPFIGIANSFIEIIPGHFFLDKYSKILKDEIRKNGCVPFEFNCIGVDDGIAMGHGGMLYSLPSREIIANSVETVMNAHCLDALVCMPNCDKIVPGMLMGALRVNVPTIFISGGPMAAGVGLHGEALDLNSAFEAVGAYETNQIDEKELKHIECNACPGGGSCSGMFTANSMNTLCEAMGIALKGNGTILALTKEREELIRAAARRICQIALDDKYKIRNIINAKSIHNAMVVDMAMGGSSNTILHMLAISREAGTPLDIAKLNDISRSVPHIAKIAPSLQTVHMEDIERAGGLSAVINEIAKFNSNLLNLDALNIEGQTILERIKDADIKDTQVIRTVDNAYSKVGGLAILFGNLAEQGCVIKTAGIVGSRQFSGKAVCFNSQDEAIEGISSGKVGKGDVVVLRYEGPKGGPGMQEMLSPTSLIMGRGLGADVALITDGRFSGATRGLSIGHVSPEAAEGGMIGLLEDGDIIDIDVDNYSINVRLSDEEIENRKAKWQYAGKVINSRWLRQYQKLVTNASNGAILEA
- a CDS encoding capsule biosynthesis protein, producing the protein MNKRAMILRSIKDIKKHKERLNRLDSFKTVLYIMVAVIFYYAFIAADRYVSEVSLSVKSTDGSSPIALSGIESLVGIPSSSTEDIRYLQEYIKSLDMLKKLDEKINLRELYQKQKLDLFFRLYSSDSQESYLNYYRDRIHTLFDESTGLLNVAVEGFSPEDAQSISVAILEESERFINEISHNIAREQLNFAQGELENAKQKYKEAKNELLAFQNQYGIFDPQSLVQTKAGFITEIELQISKKETELNAMRSYLNENAPEIIALKAELKAHKEQLEKERRKVASNASKDRLNDVVAQFEALYLNLSFAEDVYKTAITAVETTRIEIGRKAKQLVVIQSPHKPESAAYPNKIYNIITIFIILSLIFGIVRLVRAIIDEHRY
- a CDS encoding capsule polysaccharide transporter KpsM — protein: MLNVIRALFFRELKTRFGKNRHLGYFWVIGEPLMQILVITTLVTLIREHISNLIVPGQTPVFMFLACGIIPFFMFRNIVNQLMGGIAGNLSLFFYKPVRPIHVFLARTLLEFYIYSAIFLSVMILVRWFIGYDVLPRDFLAMFGCVGLMMLSGFSIGMIFAIITHFVEPLKTFLNYITAALYILSCVIFPIWIIPNDILKYLLYNPMLHICESLKYYYFDSYPLADGINLIYPVAFNIVMLFIGFWFYYYKRRELVASRP
- a CDS encoding capsule biosynthesis protein codes for the protein MRLEDRIGNIKGKNILLLQGPMGDFFNKLDNICTKKGAFVMRIGFNAGDAYFSKTKSYFPYKSTPKQWPKFIKKFYEVNNIDIVFLFGDCRFYHKKAIEIAKGMGIDLYVFEEGYLRPGFITMEYYGVNHHSRMPRIREFYDEYESKIEPFTAKSNSTYGVMAWWASQYYLISNIFYFLYPNYIHHRDFSSIKEGFYGICNLFRKIKYKFSEKGLNDKFEGELSGKYYFVPIQTHDDFQVRTHSRFKTMESFIEYIIASFSRYAPKDTILVFKHHPMDRGKKNYSSYIKYLSKIYKIENRTMAIFDVHLPTVIKNSKAVVLINSTVGLNALHYGKPIICLGKSMYDIDGLTTKDIGLDNFWNIQKPVDKQLYSKFRSYLIDHTQVIGSYYLRDGIEFK